In Candidatus Hydrogenedentota bacterium, the genomic window CACCTACCGGGTGACCTTTTCGGTGCAGATGATGGACGGGCGCCGGGAGACCTTCGTGACCTACGTCACGCGAAGATGAACAAGCGCATAGCGCCAAATGCGTAATGCGAAGTGCATAGTGCGGAGTGCATAGTGAACGGAATGGACAAAATGGACAAGGTAGATGCGGCGGTTACCGAGCCTCGCGCCTCGCGCCTCGCGCCTTGCGCCTTGCGCCTTGCGCCTTGCCCCTTGTCCCTTGCTCCTGGCTTCACCATGGTGGAGTTGCTGGTCGCGATTGCGCTGTTCGCGGTGCTGATGTCGGGAGTTGTGATGCTGTTCGTCGGCAGCGTGCGGTCCGCGCGGACCAGTTACCAGCAGCTTGATGCGTTCGAGAAGGCCCGCAGCGCCCTAACCATTATAGAAGACGATCTTATTCCTTCTCATTTTATTCGTGACTATGGGGTTATCCGAACTTTTTATGGCACACCCATCGGCATGACATTCATTCAACGAACAAAAGTACCGGGTGGATCCGACAACTATAAATGTTCACGAGTCACCTACGTTGTTTACAACCGGGTTATTTATAGAAACAAATTGATTCAAGAAGAAGGAGATTCGGATAACATCTCGACCGATGCTTATCCCTACCGGTTTCCTGAAGCGTTGGAAGATTATATCGCGGGATATGATACCAATGGTAACCCTGTCTACTTTTCCGATGGCATGCCGCGGTTCCGAGATGCCTATCCGTATCCGTTGCTCAAATACTTCGAAAAGAACATGGATAACCTAAATAATTTTCCCGTGCCATGGTTGGATGAAAGAGGCGAGCCAACGCGATTTGGCGTGATTCTAAATAATCTGCTTGCTGAACACCCAGACTCTAACGGCCACATTATAACCGTTACGAAAAAACGCCTTACTGAAGAACAATCCAAAATTTTGTGGTCTACAAAGTGTGAAATGTGGATCCGGATGCTCGCTGGCGGGGATTCTGGAATAGATAATATCAATTTCTGGGCCGAATTTAATCTCGAACCGCTCGATTACATGGTAACTGACAATATTCTTTCAACGCTTGCGCCGAACCGCGTTAGCGCCAGTTACCCTCCCGGACGCGATTTTGGCGCCGATCCCAACATAAATCGCAAAGACCAGCCATTCGGCGGATTTGTATTTTTTGGTTATGGCATGAATGATGAAACACCAGATGCCAATAAGAATAGAGTTTTCAATCCATTTTGGTCGGAAGAGCTTTGGCCGGAAATGATTATCATCAGTTTCTGGCTCATGTTTGAGAGCCCCTATCCCGGCGCGCCGGATTTCAAGCGCCATTTCAACTTGCAGCTCAATATCCCCGCCGCTTATGGGAGGCGGCCCTAGGAGTAGGCCGACATGCGGATTGAACAGCTCGAGAGGAACGGCACGGGACGCGGGACGCGCGGCGCGGCGTTGATCATTGCCGTGGCGGTCCTGACGATCCTGATGGCGATCGCCCTGACGTTCTTCACCGTGAGCCGGGTCGA contains:
- a CDS encoding prepilin-type N-terminal cleavage/methylation domain-containing protein is translated as MDKVDAAVTEPRASRLAPCALRLAPCPLSLAPGFTMVELLVAIALFAVLMSGVVMLFVGSVRSARTSYQQLDAFEKARSALTIIEDDLIPSHFIRDYGVIRTFYGTPIGMTFIQRTKVPGGSDNYKCSRVTYVVYNRVIYRNKLIQEEGDSDNISTDAYPYRFPEALEDYIAGYDTNGNPVYFSDGMPRFRDAYPYPLLKYFEKNMDNLNNFPVPWLDERGEPTRFGVILNNLLAEHPDSNGHIITVTKKRLTEEQSKILWSTKCEMWIRMLAGGDSGIDNINFWAEFNLEPLDYMVTDNILSTLAPNRVSASYPPGRDFGADPNINRKDQPFGGFVFFGYGMNDETPDANKNRVFNPFWSEELWPEMIIISFWLMFESPYPGAPDFKRHFNLQLNIPAAYGRRP